GGTTTCAGCTGAATTTCATTCATGTTTGACTCCAAAGAAACTTAAGTAGTTAACACAATGTTTTATGGATTGCACGACAAACACTAAATAAATCAACAGAACTATATATAGAATATTCATACCGTAAAATAAGCTGGTAATTTGGGAATCGCGATTTTAAATTGTTTGGGAGGATGTCCCTGCACACAAAAGGCAATACAAATTTAAGAGGTTCTTATGAAGAGGTCAGACTTCAGAGTATGACTAAATAGAAATTCCACGCTTTATACTTCAGTGTTCCCATGGTTAGTGTGTTTTGATAAACATgttttgaaaaatcaaaactaGTGGATATGCAtgtctagaaaaaaaaaaagaaatttctATTTTCTGTAAAATGAAAGTGTTTAAAACTTTAAATACTGAATACCATCAATGAAATTTTGCAGTTTTATTATAATCATTGAGTGacagaaaaataaacattttacCCATAAagcatatattaataaaaacaaattaacaCATTGGTGTGACACTAGCCAAATCCCCTAAGTGAATGGACTTTGGTCCAACCCCACCTGCACTAGCTTTTACTTGTGTAATCTGGTGATCATGTGGCTTATCCACATTGTGCAACATTACCATAATTTGCACCACATCAACTGTTTAAACCCAACTGATTGCTAGTTTGGCTCTAAACCAGCTTCAGTCCTAGTTTACATTGGTTCGCAGCTTCTCCAGGTACCATATGTTAACAAATTGGACAATTAGCCAGTTCACCAGttttttaaatcaaattgaCTAGTCTACTCAGTTTGGTTCTCAGAACTATTAAAGGGGCAAGCAGACACATACCATAAGCTAATTACAAAAAGTCAATAATATTGATCTATACTATTATTCATATATCTGAACTCTGAAgttagaaataaaatattaccatTGATAATAACATTATACGTGACATTTATCCCACCTTTTCCTTTTGATGGCTTCCAATGAGGAGAAGATTCCCATCTATACTTATACTTGTAATTACAACCTGAGGATGCACATACATGATACATTAGCTTAATGATTGTGAGAAACAGAACAATCATTATAAGAAAAGTTCAGTTAGTTGCAACATTAGGTTTAGACAactttttttgtgtgtgtgggCCTGCAGGCGTCTTTACAGCAGAGTGTACAAATTTCAGTCATTGCTATCTCCCACTTATATCTTGTACGAATTTAAAATCCAAAATTTTCATGGAGCCAGGAAACCATCAGAACTTTATTATGTAAAGAAATAGGTGAACTAggaaaaaatgcaagaaaaataTTGAAGCATAGCTAAAATCAGAATAGAATGTTTGGGTTTGAAAAAGATTGAAGCCTGTAATCCTTAAAGCTCAGCATTGATTTCAGATTATGTTTTACCATCAGTGAAAGGATGCATATGGTGGAAGACAGGCTGAAGTGATAGGATTCCACCTTTCAACAGAGCCATATGATTGAAATGTGTATAACTGTTGTACTGATATTTCAGTAGTAAAGAATAAAACAgcagtttgatttttttttctattaatgTACAGTGTACACTAAATATCAGCATGCTTCCTATGGAATAAAACAGGAATTCATCCAAATCATTAAGCTGCAACTGAAAGAAGATAGATCTAGTGAATCTTCATTATCTGTTCAAAATCCCTGAGCACAAGAAAATGCATGAGACATTTGTGACTAATTGGTCCTAGTACATGTCAAGACATAGATCAGAAGGGAAAGTCAGGATCAAAACAAGAAGACTGTCCAAAGAGGGACAAAAAAGCAGTTTGGAACTCAGCGATTTCAATCCCCACCCACCTAACTGGGAAAAATTTCAAACATAGAAGATTGGAAGCAAACCTTTGAAGGTCCAACTGCATGAAGCGAGTTACAAGCTTCTCGACCATCTCCTTCAGACTGAATCCTGTGACATATATATATTCAAAGTTAAAACATAAACCAGATATGTTCTAGAAAATCAACAAACAGAATAAATAGACAAAAATTGATAGTTCCAGCTCCCAGGCTCCCAGCGGAGAgaggaaaaaattaaaacaattgaagaCCACAAAATGTGTTCTAAACCCAATCTGTTGTATTTCATATGTTGAAAATAATATTTCAATCACTCGATGCCTTCTAGACATATGAAAAAAATGTGACCGGTGGGTGTGACTTTAGCTCTAAACCTAATTAATGGCAAATGCATCACCAACAAGTGCCCACAGAGGCACGGACATCAGTGCACAATGCACATGCAACATCCTACTAAAAAACGAACAAGACCCTTTCCATCAATGTGGATTGTGGACAGTATCCAAACCCCAAACTAACACATAGCATGCAGAACACATAAACAAAGATGTCAATGCACATGAGAAGGGGACCATTAATATTGATAAGCCCATCCCCCCTCCACACAAAAAAACCATGAAATAAACAGAGTAAATGTACTTCAAATAATTTGTGTCTCTACTTCTTCATTCCTATCCATCTCAAGAAATGCAATGTTTACTCACAAACTTAGTCAAGGAATTGATTTATGTACcagaaaaaacaaaagcaagaTGATACAAGCTATACTGCAAAATCAAAAGAGATCGAAGATATGAAATGTCTGAGGCATACAGGGGATGCTATGCATTTCCAAAAGGTAGTTTTCCTTACGTACTCACACGCGCACATAGTTTTACATATCAGTGATTTCCTGACAGAGTAAATTTGAGTAATCTTAATTCTATTATAATTACCTGTGTCCTGATAATAGTTCTGCTTCAAACTGGTTGGGAGTCAACATTGAAGCCATAGGAACAACCTACCAAAATGTGTGTTACTGAGATGTCAAAACAAGTTAAGAATTATAGGCATTAAAAGCATGATGCTTCTACCATCTCATAAATAGGTACTCAATAATAatgtattaaaatataattttcagTTATACGAGACATAAGCTTGGGATGCATAGTTTTGTTAGAGAAGTTTATATATATTTGAACTGGTCATGTTGTGTATATTATCAGTCTTACCCTCTCACGGTACACTGACACCAGCTCCTCCGGAACATAAAGCTTCCCTTCATCACCCAACACTGGATCACATACTGAAAAGGAAACAAATTGCAGACACATGTTTAGGCAACTCCTCTCTAGAAATACAAAATAAAGGGAAAATTTTCTATAAAGACATGTCATTCCCCAGGACAACCGCTAACCCTGACAATAAAAATAGCAACAAAAAATGAGAGCTGAAACTGCATCAAACCAAAATTAGTGGTTTGCTTTGGGAAGTTCTAAGCTTTCTCTTGGTTCAATTTTGTTCCTAAAATGTTCAAACTTTGGTATTTGCATTAATAAGCTATAATTAATATCAAATCTGCATCTCAAATAGAATTGAACCAAATTAAACCAACCCATGAACTTAAGCATTTCCAGTGCTCTCAGGTCTTACCATATATAAGCTCAGGGTTTATCGAGCGAAGCTTGCTGACAACCTCCAATACAGTGCTGAGAAAAGAAACTGAACCAATGTAACCTGAAAGTACATGAGACAGATCCAAATAATTAGAgtaactaaaattaaaactagaaacaaaattaaaatgtGGAAAACTGTCAATTTAGACAACAGCACTGCAATGCATAAAAGTCTACTCCCCCcgcgaaaaagaaaaaaacaatttcagTCCCTGATGGAGTAACAATTAAATTACACACACCTGTTAATAAGTGAGTGTAGTACAAGAGATCATTAGCTTCAAGTCCTTCTACAAGTTCCCATAGTTGCTTTCCATCCAAAACCTGACCCTTAAAAGTTGGGTACCCTGCATAGTCCCCAAAAATCCATCAATCATAAACCCCACTATTATTCAGAGGAGGAATCAAGAAATGGAAGCAATAGAAACAGCTTGCCTGTGTGATTCGAAAACTGCACAGAATTGATTGGATCCACATCATAGCCCAAAAGTTGCAGTGGGAACACAGCTGATTTATTCCCAACATAACcctgacaacaacaacagcaaactCAGCCACAATGTCAATGTAATTCCTAAACCAGAAGACACTCATGATCATGCCAATACAGAACATGCAATAGCTGAAGCTAAGTAGAATCAATCAAAATTGTAAATAGTTTTACACATTGAAAAGGGGAAAGAAAACCTGAACGGTGTGAGATTGAATGCTGAGAACGCGACCGGTCTCGGAGGGAAGAGCAAGGGAGAGAATCGGAGGCGCCATGGATGAATTCCTGGAGTTTCTTCTCGGGTTTGAATCTGAGATAAGAAAACGGAAGTTAAGATTATTGTTATGAGATGAAACTGCGAAATCGAATGCGCGTATATAGGTGAGGCTCCTGTGCATGATGCATCGACTTTGAACAAACACGTGGAGAGCGAAAGAGATTTAGATAATGGAGGATttggaaaagagagaaagaaagagagaggtGTTTTACCGGGAAAATGTGATTTTCTCGGGAAAATGTAGTGTGATGAGAAAATGGAAGAGGAACAAACAACGACCACTTACAATGTTGTGTGAAACTGGTGAAAGAGAGAATTAGGAGATTTtagtaaaaataataattaaaaagtaagaaaataatAGTAGGGTGACTCGGATATGACGTGGATGTTTGACTTAAAATTTGGCAAGCTGTAATCACATTCACCGGTGAACCCAAAATGGGAAAGTTAGCAGGTAAAAAATTGGTTTTGTTTAGGTAGTGTTTGTCGGGTTGGCTTGGGAGAAAATAAGATTAATGTATAGAAGCCTGAACCCGACCAAATTCACATGTTTTTCCATGTTGAAATTTGAGATTTTTGTATGTGTgcttttaaaattcaaattttgactGTAGGCAAGCATAGTTGTTGGTATAAATAATAGTCTAAAGTTATGGATGTGACATTAATTTAAGAGTTTAATAGTTTAAGCATTTGAGTTAATTAGTTATTTGATATGGTATTAAATTCTTGATAAGGTATAAAGTTTGATCATTGTTACTCTCAAATCTTAtagtaaaaaaattgtatatcaGTACATGGTAAGTAGACTTGTGTATTGTCCACGCTTCAAATCAAATTAGGCAAGTCTACACGGGTTCTTGCGTGAGATAACacgttagaaataataatatcaaATTATTCATGTTTCAATAACTTAAAGTTTTTGAATAATCATTTGTTTGACTAGATCAATGGAGAAAGATTTGGatgtattttaaatttatctTAAGCGACTTATATCAACAAAGTTTTGAGAAGAGTTAACATGAAATATTTTTCGTCAAGTCTACCGTTGTGAAGGGTGACAAACTTAATTTGAGTCAATGGCCCAAAAATTATTTGGAACAAGAAATCGTGAAGAATACCTATATGTTTCACTTGTTGGAAGCCTTATGCATGCTCAGGTTTACACTAGGCCCAACATTGCAGATGATGTTGGAGGTTTAGCAATATATTATCGAGGTGTTGAGCACTAGAGAGCTGCCAAAAAAGGTACTGACATCTCTTTAAGGAACAAAGAACTTCATAATGATGTACAAACATGTTGATGATTTGGAAGTGAATGGCTACTCCGGTTCAAATTACATCGGTAACATTGATTCCCAAAATCTACATTGGTTATGTTTTTATGCTAGCTAGCGGAGTTATATCTGAAGAAGTGCAAGCAGACATTGGCTACTACTTCAATGGAAGCTGAGTTTGTTTCTTGTTTGGAGGCTACCTCACATAGTTTATGGTTAAAGAGTTTTATATATGGGTTTGGAGTAATAGACTCTATTTTCTACACCATTAAAGTTTACTATATCGAAAACCGAGTTGCAATATTTATGCCTAAGAACAACGAGGGTGAAAGTAGAAGTAAACACATCAAACATTATATATTTAGTCATAAGAGAACgtgtgaagaaaaagaaagtgatCATCAAACATGTTAGCCGTGAGTTGATGATTGCCAATCCTTTGACTAAAGGCACACCATCAGATAATTTTAAGGATCATTAAGTAATTTTCGTTATAAGTACATTTAGTATTCTCAATAAAACTCTTTTCCAATTTGATAATTTCTTATATATTTTGTGCACATGATTATTTATTGTGTGAACCATCATTTCTATAGACCTAGAATAAACATATggatttgtaaaaaaaaaaaaagagaataaacATATGGATTAGTCATATGGTTCTTTTGTATTTACATGAATTCACCGATATAGTAACCTGTTAAAAAACACAACTCTTTCTCTTAATAAACACAATCCACACTTCTAAACATAAAATTGTGAGTTAGATTTTCATTGTTGATGTGGAGGTTAAACGACCTGTAAGCACGTTTGTAAATGACTTATCGTGATCGGAGCCCAACTCACCGAAACTTcttaataagaaaaaaatccACATTTTCTGTTTTCCATTATCAATACTCCTCCACAAAACACTTTCACGTTTTCTTACCTCCTTGACTCCCTTCTACTTTGCGTGCGTGGCTCTTATCTGTGGGGAGGAGAAAAAGTGTCATGCCAGTGTCTAAGCAAGGTTGAGACTGAGTGTGAACTGTGAAGTATTGAATTATCCATTAATCGATTATTATTGCAATGAAGCGGAAGAAATGGTCAGAAACGGAGGAGCAAACCCTTCTATCAAAATACTCCGACCTCCTCCGTTCCGGCACACTAACCAAGCTCAAAACCCGCGAGAAGAAGTTCAAACCCATCGCCGACCACGTCAACGCCGTCCACCACCTCTACGACCCCGCCGCCTTCCCTTTCCGCTGGTCCTGGCGCGACGTCTCCATCAAGGTCCAGAACATGCGCCACCAGTACCTCGGCGTCAAGCAGAAGATCCGCCTCTCACCTCACCACTTCAACTGGAAGGATGGCCCTAACCACTGGGAGAATTTCCTCAACTACAAGGAAGTCTTCGGTGATGTTCAACTTGAGTCTAAGAGTGGTGGTAATCGCTCTCGTGAATTAGGGTTTGAGatcgatgaggatgatgatgatgatgatgaggatgatgaggatgatggtgatggtggatgTACTGAGGATGAGGCTGTGGTGAAGAGATTGGGGTTGGGGGTTTTGCGGTTGAGGGAGGCGGTGGTGAAGagggaggagaggaggagggagAGGGAGTTTTTGAGGGAGAAAGGGGAGTggaagaggaaggagaagaaggagagttGGTTGGAGGAGAAGGAGTTGGAGATGGAAGAGAGGCAGTTGAGGTGGGTGAAGGGGGAGATTGACAAGAGGGTGAGGGTTGAGAGGGAGCtggaggaggagaggaggaggaggaagaaggtggaggagaagatggaggaggaggagatggaGTGGAGGGAGAGGATGGTGGCGATGCAGGTCGAGCACGAGAAGCAGATGATGCAGTTGCACGCCGAGGCTTGTCAGAATCAGATGCAGGTTCTTGGAGTTATTGCTCGGATTCTATGTCAGTTCTTCGGTTCCAGGAGTGATGGATTGGGTGCTGGGTTAGGGGCTTTGCCTCCTCAGGATTTGCACCATGCGGATGGTTTGGAAAATGTGAAGCCTGATGCCAATTCGCCCTCTGAATTCATATAGAATCCGTTTCGGATTTGAATTCCTCATTGCACATTGTGTTCTAGTTAAAGTCCTAGTGATCTTCTCGCGGGTGAAGTGCCATCAGGTTTCATTTCTGTTATTCTGTTAGATGGTTCTGATCTTTGGCAATTGTATCATATTCTTAAACCTTTTCCCTTTGAAGAAAATGTTCAATTTTGGGGAAATATGAATGCTGGATGGCTGCAACAAGTAATATCTGAGTATACTTGACATGTTTTTAACCTTTAAGAATACTATTGGATCTTTAGTCTGCTGAAAAGATGTAAAATGTTACTTTTTAGCACTTGTAATTTGAATAGAGGAGTAATGGTCTAAagtttcaataatttattttgctGTTTCTGCTGCTATATGCATTGGTTATTGTCTTAGTGGATTTATGttatcattttattttcctCTGATGATTAAGGTACTGTAGTGTAGACATTACATTAGAACTGTGTGTTCATGCAATCATGCTGTGTTTTGAAGCCTGCTCAggatatattagaaaagaattgAGGAGTAAGCATATTGACTGAAGTAAGAAACCTTATTCATTAATATTGTACATGTTGAAATTCTCAATATTCATTCCAGCTCCACCATTTGGCATGCAATATCTTATTCTTCATCTAGTAGCTGATTGATAATACATATGCTTCAATAGGTGTAATACTTGTGCAAACAATTGTAAGTTTTACAATGAGATAGATAGATGCATCACATATTTGATCCTTTCTTTCATCGAAAGTGCGTGCAACTTCTGGGCGGTATGGCTAATAATAAATTGTTGCTT
This is a stretch of genomic DNA from Lotus japonicus ecotype B-129 chromosome 1, LjGifu_v1.2. It encodes these proteins:
- the LOC130733725 gene encoding pyridoxal kinase isoform X2; the encoded protein is MAPPILSLALPSETGRVLSIQSHTVQGYVGNKSAVFPLQLLGYDVDPINSVQFSNHTGYPTFKGQVLDGKQLWELVEGLEANDLLYYTHLLTGYIGSVSFLSTVLEVVSKLRSINPELIYVCDPVLGDEGKLYVPEELVSVYRERVVPMASMLTPNQFEAELLSGHRIQSEGDGREACNSLHAVGPSKVVITSISIDGNLLLIGSHQKEKGHPPKQFKIAIPKLPAYFTGTGDLMTALLLGWSNKYPDNLEKAAELAVSSLQALLQRTLNDYKSAGHDPQSTSLEIRLIQSQDDIRTPQVKFKAEIYS
- the LOC130733725 gene encoding pyridoxal kinase isoform X1, yielding MHRSLTYIRAFDFAVSSHNNNLNFRFLISDSNPRRNSRNSSMAPPILSLALPSETGRVLSIQSHTVQGYVGNKSAVFPLQLLGYDVDPINSVQFSNHTGYPTFKGQVLDGKQLWELVEGLEANDLLYYTHLLTGYIGSVSFLSTVLEVVSKLRSINPELIYVCDPVLGDEGKLYVPEELVSVYRERVVPMASMLTPNQFEAELLSGHRIQSEGDGREACNSLHAVGPSKVVITSISIDGNLLLIGSHQKEKGHPPKQFKIAIPKLPAYFTGTGDLMTALLLGWSNKYPDNLEKAAELAVSSLQALLQRTLNDYKSAGHDPQSTSLEIRLIQSQDDIRTPQVKFKAEIYS